The following proteins come from a genomic window of Nitrospira sp.:
- a CDS encoding Periplasmic divalent cation tolerance protein cutA: MGTEPIHVVIVMVTTASQDEADKIADQVVRSRLAACASTIPTMRSTYWWEGKVVNDQEALLLIKTTSDKFNTLEETIRKIHSYKVPEIITIPVSNGFPPYLEWVLRETS, translated from the coding sequence ATGGGGACTGAACCGATCCATGTCGTGATTGTCATGGTCACAACAGCAAGCCAAGATGAAGCGGATAAGATTGCCGACCAAGTGGTGCGGTCTCGCCTCGCTGCTTGTGCTTCGACGATTCCCACCATGCGATCAACATACTGGTGGGAAGGAAAGGTGGTGAACGACCAGGAAGCACTGCTGCTCATCAAGACGACTTCAGATAAATTCAATACTCTCGAAGAAACAATACGGAAGATCCATTCGTACAAAGTGCCGGAAATAATAACAATCCCGGTGAGCAATGGGTTCCCCCCTTATCTTGAGTGGGTCCTTCGAGAGACATCCTAG
- a CDS encoding Formate--tetrahydrofolate ligase has product MTDLEIAQSAALRPIVEIGSHLGIHAEELILYGRDKAKVSLQVLDRLTTVPRGRYVLVTAINPTPLGEGKTTTSIGLAMGLSRLGHRAALTLRQPSLGPVFGVKGGGTGGGHAQVAPMADINLHLTGDAHAVTASHNLLSAFLDNHLFHGNALLIDPQRTTWPRTLGISDRALRQILLGEETDRRPGQFVITEASEVMAALALAKDQRDLRNRLGRILVGLTKAGKPVTAEELGCAGSMAVLLKDALMPNLVQTLEGTPAFVHTGPFGNIAHGNCSILSDAIALQCADFVVTEAGFGSDLGAEKFFNIKCRASGFAPTVAVVVATLRALKLHGGGGIAKAGVALPSSLTGPNQEALSKGIANLRQHIANVLAHEVPVVVAVNAFKDDPEDELNWVREQSLKMGAADAAVSTHWADGGKGAEQLAAAVAKASERPAHFKHLYELSWPIRKKIETIATRMYGAAGVTFEPEAERQIETAEALGYGGLPVCMAKTPLSLSHDPGLKGRPTGFTVPIRELRILAGAGFVTAVCSGIQLMPGLPKKPAGERINLDPATGKIVGLS; this is encoded by the coding sequence TTGACCGACCTCGAAATCGCCCAATCTGCTGCCCTTCGTCCCATTGTCGAAATCGGTTCCCACCTTGGGATCCATGCCGAAGAGCTCATTCTCTATGGACGAGATAAGGCGAAAGTTTCTCTACAAGTACTGGATCGCCTGACGACTGTCCCGAGGGGGCGGTATGTCCTCGTCACGGCAATTAACCCAACGCCTTTGGGAGAAGGAAAGACCACGACGTCGATAGGCCTTGCCATGGGGCTCTCGCGGCTGGGGCATCGAGCCGCGCTGACCCTCAGACAACCATCGCTCGGTCCTGTGTTTGGGGTGAAGGGAGGAGGGACCGGTGGGGGCCATGCCCAAGTCGCTCCAATGGCAGATATCAACCTTCACCTGACCGGAGATGCCCACGCGGTGACTGCCAGCCATAATTTGCTCTCCGCGTTCCTCGATAATCATCTGTTCCATGGCAATGCTCTCTTGATCGACCCTCAACGGACTACATGGCCGCGGACATTGGGTATCAGTGATCGCGCTCTCCGGCAGATCCTGTTGGGAGAAGAAACGGACAGACGACCGGGGCAATTCGTCATTACCGAGGCTTCAGAAGTCATGGCGGCACTGGCTCTCGCGAAGGATCAACGAGATCTCCGCAATCGGCTCGGACGAATACTCGTGGGGCTGACGAAGGCCGGTAAGCCGGTCACGGCCGAAGAGCTTGGCTGCGCGGGATCGATGGCCGTGCTTCTAAAGGATGCTCTCATGCCGAATCTCGTTCAAACGCTTGAAGGAACGCCGGCATTCGTCCATACGGGACCCTTCGGCAACATCGCGCATGGCAACTGCTCGATCCTATCCGATGCAATTGCTCTTCAATGTGCCGACTTCGTGGTAACTGAGGCGGGCTTCGGCAGCGACCTTGGAGCGGAAAAGTTTTTCAACATCAAGTGTCGTGCGTCGGGATTTGCACCGACGGTAGCGGTGGTCGTGGCGACGTTACGGGCGCTGAAACTCCATGGCGGTGGAGGCATTGCCAAGGCAGGCGTTGCCTTGCCTTCGAGTCTCACGGGTCCGAATCAGGAAGCACTCTCGAAAGGAATCGCCAATTTGAGGCAACATATCGCCAACGTTCTTGCGCATGAGGTACCGGTTGTTGTTGCCGTCAATGCCTTCAAGGATGATCCTGAGGATGAATTGAATTGGGTTCGGGAACAGTCGCTCAAGATGGGAGCTGCTGATGCGGCAGTCTCAACCCATTGGGCCGACGGGGGGAAGGGAGCCGAACAGCTGGCGGCCGCCGTTGCCAAGGCATCGGAGAGGCCGGCCCACTTCAAACATCTTTACGAGTTGTCTTGGCCGATCAGGAAAAAGATCGAAACCATCGCGACCCGCATGTACGGGGCGGCGGGAGTGACGTTTGAACCGGAGGCTGAACGTCAAATCGAAACAGCTGAGGCGTTGGGGTATGGCGGCTTACCCGTCTGCATGGCAAAAACGCCTCTGTCGCTATCACACGATCCGGGACTGAAAGGAAGACCAACTGGATTTACGGTTCCGATCAGAGAATTGCGGATCTTAGCCGGAGCAGGTTTTGTGACCGCCGTCTGCTCAGGCATTCAGTTAATGCCGGGGTTGCCGAAGAAGCCCGCCGGGGAGCGGATCAACCTTGATCCTGCAACGGGGAAGATTGTGGGCCTTTCCTGA
- a CDS encoding HflC protein has translation MTKQGLVIALLAVTVALFVLGASPLFVVDVIQTAIVVQLGKPVRNITEPGLYVKMPFVQEVTYFEKRLLDYDSNAQDVITSDKKTLLLDNFAKWRITDPLKVYQAFQSQRGALQRLHDIIYSELRVELGRHELLEIVSSTRADIMKVVTERANEKASVYGIEIQDVRIKRADLPEQNEKAVFARMQAERERQAKQYRAEGAEEAQKIRSEAEKDREIILAQAYKESEELRGSGDAKAFRIYADAYRQDQKFFEFTRSMEAYKTAFKDGSTLVMSPDSEFFRYLKQR, from the coding sequence ATGACGAAACAGGGATTGGTGATCGCACTTCTGGCTGTGACTGTTGCGTTGTTTGTGCTCGGTGCTTCTCCCCTTTTCGTCGTAGATGTTATCCAGACGGCGATTGTGGTCCAACTCGGCAAACCCGTTCGCAATATCACCGAACCGGGACTGTACGTGAAAATGCCGTTCGTCCAGGAGGTGACGTACTTCGAGAAACGTTTGCTGGATTACGATTCGAACGCCCAGGACGTCATTACCTCGGACAAGAAGACCCTATTGCTCGACAACTTCGCCAAATGGCGTATCACTGATCCGTTGAAGGTCTATCAGGCATTCCAAAGCCAGCGAGGCGCACTCCAGCGATTGCACGATATCATCTACTCTGAGCTCCGGGTGGAGTTGGGTCGCCATGAGTTACTCGAAATCGTATCGAGCACGAGAGCCGACATCATGAAGGTGGTCACCGAACGGGCAAACGAAAAGGCCTCGGTGTACGGCATTGAAATTCAGGATGTGCGGATCAAGCGTGCCGACTTACCGGAACAGAATGAGAAGGCCGTCTTCGCGCGCATGCAAGCGGAGCGGGAACGGCAGGCCAAGCAGTATCGCGCTGAAGGAGCGGAAGAAGCGCAAAAAATCCGGTCGGAAGCCGAAAAGGATCGTGAAATTATCCTTGCGCAAGCCTATAAGGAATCTGAAGAACTTCGCGGTAGCGGGGATGCCAAAGCGTTTCGCATCTATGCCGATGCCTACCGGCAGGATCAGAAGTTTTTCGAGTTTACCCGCTCGATGGAAGCGTACAAGACCGCATTCAAAGACGGCTCGACGTTGGTGATGAGCCCGGACTCAGAATTCTTTCGCTATCTCAAGCAGCGCTGA
- a CDS encoding HflK protein translates to MVWDPKDPWGKKPDPLEEAFKQARSQFKDIFPPGGLKNLLPSGGIMNLVIAALLIFLVWQSVFIVAPDEEGVVKRFGVPVRKVEPGPHFKIPLVETVLQPKVAKLYRVEIGFRTNQQGRQQTVPQEALMLTGDMNILAIEFIVQYKIKEGRDFLFNVADIHETIGKAAEASMREVVGKSKIDEALTTGKAVIQQDTMTLLQTILDQYHSGVQIAAVQLQDVDPPEAVAAAFKDVTNAKEDREKLINQAQGYRNDIIPRAKGEAAELVNRARGFAQARVNRAQGEANRFLATLKEYNQAKDVISKRIYIETLEEILPSMEKIIIEGKGGERLLPYLPLDRLSKPASMAGAKSVPQSDLEESRPEPSSTLKSRGSRP, encoded by the coding sequence ATGGTGTGGGACCCAAAAGATCCGTGGGGCAAAAAGCCTGATCCGCTTGAAGAGGCCTTCAAGCAGGCCCGGTCGCAATTCAAGGACATTTTTCCTCCCGGTGGATTAAAAAATCTCCTCCCATCAGGCGGCATCATGAATCTTGTCATTGCCGCCTTGCTGATCTTCTTGGTCTGGCAAAGTGTGTTTATCGTCGCCCCGGATGAAGAAGGTGTCGTAAAACGGTTCGGCGTCCCGGTCCGCAAGGTGGAGCCGGGCCCACATTTCAAGATTCCCCTCGTTGAAACCGTCCTTCAGCCGAAAGTCGCAAAACTCTATCGCGTTGAAATCGGCTTCCGCACCAACCAACAAGGCCGGCAGCAGACGGTCCCTCAAGAAGCCTTGATGCTGACCGGCGATATGAACATTCTGGCGATCGAATTCATCGTTCAGTACAAGATCAAAGAAGGCCGCGACTTCCTGTTCAATGTGGCCGATATCCATGAGACCATCGGCAAAGCGGCCGAGGCTTCCATGCGGGAAGTGGTCGGCAAGAGCAAGATCGACGAAGCCTTGACCACCGGGAAAGCGGTGATTCAGCAAGATACCATGACGTTGCTTCAGACGATTCTCGACCAATATCACTCCGGCGTGCAAATCGCCGCCGTACAACTCCAAGACGTCGATCCTCCGGAAGCCGTGGCTGCCGCCTTCAAAGATGTCACGAACGCCAAAGAAGACCGGGAAAAGCTCATCAACCAGGCCCAAGGGTATCGCAACGACATCATTCCGAGGGCAAAGGGTGAAGCCGCTGAACTGGTCAACCGGGCAAGAGGGTTTGCTCAGGCGAGGGTCAATCGCGCGCAGGGTGAGGCGAATCGGTTTCTCGCCACCTTGAAGGAGTACAATCAAGCGAAGGACGTCATCAGCAAGCGGATCTACATCGAGACGTTGGAAGAAATCCTCCCCAGTATGGAGAAAATCATCATCGAGGGGAAAGGTGGAGAGCGTCTCTTGCCGTATCTTCCTCTGGACCGTCTCTCCAAACCGGCATCCATGGCCGGGGCCAAGTCCGTCCCTCAATCGGACCTCGAGGAGTCCCGGCCAGAACCGTCCTCCACGCTGAAATCGCGAGGTTCCCGACCATGA
- a CDS encoding PepSY domain-containing protein yields the protein MVLIACCCLADLYQYTCMLRDDEARALSHRGRLPIMIRFTPWMNWLHSWSGLLFGWLLFAVFLTGTLTVFDTEITAWMQPELHEITSDMRQDDDGAAYWPAQLMSPLVREGRDVSIDESLLFIKLQEKRTFSGQAIDPITGRVVIFRDTQGGDFFYHFHYGLLSGWPGAWLVGIAATVMLITLATGVCGLRWAFKDVVKVRIRPYPRAWVDVHNVTGLTVIPFHLMIVVTGLAMFWSVYMPVDIPLLRESEGIVPSLSILHFAQFGGSPIRWLYFIMGSAATVMIATGLILWTVKRQASLTSRTGYRIVEVLNVATVAGLLMAVAAFFWANRLLPLALPDRSHWEIRCFFIVWGLCLFHSLLRGGSIRAWRDQLYGSACLLGFLPLLNGLTTNSHLMMTVPTAQWAIAGIDLTGLTIGTLLGLAARRVGGRILRHHEEEHDSILKKCP from the coding sequence ATGGTATTGATCGCATGCTGTTGCCTCGCGGACCTTTACCAATACACGTGTATGCTGCGGGATGACGAAGCAAGAGCACTGTCCCATCGTGGGCGCCTACCGATCATGATCCGCTTCACACCATGGATGAATTGGCTCCATTCATGGAGTGGGCTGCTCTTTGGATGGCTCTTGTTTGCGGTGTTTCTTACCGGGACACTGACGGTCTTCGACACCGAGATCACGGCGTGGATGCAACCGGAGTTACACGAAATCACATCGGATATGCGACAAGATGATGATGGAGCTGCGTATTGGCCGGCACAGCTGATGTCGCCGCTTGTACGCGAGGGTCGAGACGTTTCTATCGATGAATCTCTTCTTTTCATCAAATTGCAGGAGAAGCGAACCTTCTCGGGCCAGGCGATTGATCCGATCACCGGCCGCGTGGTGATCTTTCGCGACACCCAGGGCGGCGATTTCTTTTATCACTTTCACTATGGACTGCTGTCCGGGTGGCCCGGTGCCTGGCTGGTTGGTATCGCTGCGACTGTGATGCTTATTACCCTCGCCACCGGCGTGTGTGGCCTTCGGTGGGCATTCAAGGACGTCGTGAAGGTTCGCATTCGGCCATATCCTCGGGCCTGGGTGGATGTCCACAACGTGACGGGTCTCACGGTCATCCCGTTTCATCTCATGATTGTGGTCACCGGTCTCGCGATGTTTTGGTCGGTTTATATGCCGGTGGACATCCCCCTGCTTCGGGAAAGCGAAGGCATCGTGCCGTCGTTATCCATTCTGCACTTTGCTCAATTCGGAGGCAGTCCGATACGATGGCTCTATTTCATCATGGGATCGGCGGCCACTGTGATGATTGCGACAGGACTTATCTTATGGACCGTAAAGCGGCAGGCGTCCCTCACAAGCCGGACGGGTTATCGCATCGTGGAAGTTCTGAATGTGGCGACGGTGGCAGGGTTGCTGATGGCCGTGGCGGCGTTCTTCTGGGCCAATCGACTCCTGCCCCTGGCACTGCCGGACCGATCGCACTGGGAGATCCGCTGCTTTTTTATCGTCTGGGGCCTCTGTCTGTTTCATAGTTTGCTTCGAGGAGGGTCCATCCGGGCGTGGCGAGATCAACTGTACGGATCGGCATGCCTATTGGGCTTTTTGCCCCTGCTCAATGGATTGACGACGAACAGTCATCTGATGATGACGGTCCCGACGGCGCAATGGGCCATAGCAGGGATCGACCTGACGGGGCTCACGATAGGTACGTTGCTCGGCTTGGCTGCTCGACGGGTAGGTGGAAGGATTTTGAGACATCACGAAGAAGAACATGACTCCATCCTGAAGAAATGCCCATGA
- a CDS encoding Serine acetyltransferase, producing the protein MDETVRRQDISATSWNLDQIVTELRASRELTRHIRHQGRIHKLPSRKALLGIVEGLCAVLFPTHYGRADLNEANIDYFVGHTLDQTLPLLQDQVRRGLVFAANTDSHDDRSLAERAGHITSTFAGQLPTIRALLVTDLQAAYRGDPAATSPSEILLCYPGMTAVMYHRLAHALHRLKAPLIPRLISDIAHASTGIDIHPAAEIGSHFFIDHGTGVVIGETTIIGKRVRLYQAVTLGAKRFTEGEEGILIKGEPRHPIVEDDVVIYAGATILGRVTIGQGSIIGGNVWLTQSVPARSHVVQAQMRTSATIHPNPIKIPPTDQ; encoded by the coding sequence ATGGACGAGACGGTTCGACGGCAAGATATATCGGCGACCAGCTGGAATCTTGATCAGATTGTGACGGAGCTGCGCGCTTCGCGCGAGCTGACCCGCCACATCCGTCATCAAGGGCGGATTCACAAGCTGCCGTCACGGAAAGCCCTCCTCGGCATCGTGGAAGGCCTGTGTGCCGTGCTGTTTCCGACGCACTACGGTCGAGCGGATTTGAATGAGGCAAACATCGATTATTTTGTCGGGCACACCTTGGATCAAACCTTGCCGCTCTTGCAGGATCAAGTCCGGCGAGGATTGGTCTTTGCAGCCAATACCGACAGCCACGACGACCGTTCGCTCGCTGAGCGAGCAGGCCACATAACGAGCACATTCGCCGGCCAGCTCCCGACCATCCGAGCATTGCTCGTCACGGATTTACAAGCCGCGTACCGAGGGGATCCCGCAGCCACCAGCCCTTCAGAGATTCTGCTCTGCTATCCCGGCATGACGGCCGTCATGTACCATCGTCTCGCTCATGCCTTGCATCGTTTGAAGGCACCGTTGATCCCTCGATTGATCTCGGACATTGCGCACGCTTCCACCGGAATCGATATTCATCCGGCAGCCGAAATCGGCAGCCACTTCTTTATCGATCACGGGACCGGTGTCGTTATTGGTGAAACGACTATCATCGGCAAGCGGGTCCGCCTCTACCAAGCCGTGACGCTTGGCGCCAAACGGTTCACCGAAGGTGAGGAGGGCATTCTGATCAAGGGGGAGCCTCGCCATCCGATCGTGGAAGACGACGTGGTCATCTATGCGGGGGCCACAATTTTAGGGCGCGTCACCATCGGGCAGGGCTCCATCATCGGCGGAAACGTGTGGCTGACGCAAAGCGTGCCGGCCCGAAGTCATGTCGTCCAGGCGCAAATGCGCACTTCGGCAACTATTCATCCGAACCCAATCAAGATTCCCCCCACTGACCAGTAG
- a CDS encoding Cystathionine beta-synthase, with protein sequence MSMNTSHYHGVDHHVGNTPLIRLRRLSELTGCELLGKAEFMNPGGSVKDRAALGIILDAEEKGLLRPGGTIVEGTAGNTGIGLTIVGHARGYHSVIVIPETQSQEKIDLLRTLGAEVLPVPEKPYSHPDNYNHVARRMAEEKRWFWANQFDNIANRLAHYRTTGPEIWNQTKGEVSGFVSAVGTGGTLGGTTLYLKERNPKITIGCADPYGAAMWSWFTKGNTETNDGDSFAEGIGQGRVTKNLEGIAVDVAWRIPDQDALTILYQLLREEGLFLGLSSGINVAGAVRLALEGGRNQTIVTILCDSGAKYQSRIFNPEWLSSNGLRTDVPIETLLE encoded by the coding sequence ATGTCAATGAATACGTCGCACTACCATGGCGTGGACCACCACGTCGGCAATACTCCACTCATCCGCCTGCGCCGCCTGTCGGAGCTGACCGGCTGTGAACTTCTCGGCAAGGCGGAATTCATGAATCCTGGTGGATCCGTGAAGGACCGTGCCGCGCTTGGCATCATCCTCGATGCCGAGGAGAAAGGGCTCCTGAGGCCGGGCGGCACCATCGTCGAAGGGACAGCGGGGAACACCGGCATCGGCCTCACGATTGTCGGCCACGCCCGCGGATACCATTCCGTCATTGTCATTCCCGAAACTCAGTCACAGGAAAAGATCGACCTTCTCCGCACGCTGGGCGCAGAGGTGCTCCCCGTTCCGGAGAAGCCGTATTCCCATCCCGATAACTACAACCATGTTGCCCGGCGAATGGCCGAGGAAAAGAGATGGTTTTGGGCCAACCAATTCGACAACATCGCCAACCGCCTGGCGCACTACCGCACCACTGGCCCGGAAATCTGGAATCAGACCAAGGGAGAAGTGAGCGGGTTTGTCTCCGCCGTAGGCACCGGAGGTACGCTGGGAGGAACCACTCTGTATCTCAAAGAGCGCAATCCGAAAATTACGATCGGTTGCGCCGACCCCTACGGCGCGGCGATGTGGTCGTGGTTTACCAAGGGCAACACGGAGACGAACGATGGCGATTCCTTTGCTGAAGGCATCGGCCAAGGCCGCGTGACCAAGAACCTCGAGGGTATTGCGGTCGATGTCGCGTGGCGCATTCCCGATCAGGACGCGCTCACCATTCTGTACCAGCTTCTGCGCGAAGAGGGACTGTTTCTTGGTCTATCGTCCGGCATCAATGTGGCTGGCGCGGTACGGCTGGCTCTTGAGGGCGGACGGAACCAGACCATCGTGACGATCTTGTGCGATTCCGGCGCGAAGTATCAATCGCGAATCTTCAACCCGGAATGGCTATCGTCCAACGGACTGAGGACGGATGTGCCCATCGAGACCCTTCTTGAGTAA
- a CDS encoding ATP-dependent DNA helicase RecQ produces the protein MDDLTRQLNERFGFAAFRPGQEDVIRAVLAGRDAMAVMPTGQGKSLCYQLPATLLPGLTLVISPLIALMQDQVTAMRQRKIAAAAFHSGLTGFEKSLVMQDLQQRRVQLLYLAPERMQHEGFLRLLRSLWVSLLVVDEAHCISQWGHDFRPDYLKVGHLRRELTNPPCLALTATATARVQADVCRLLSLRDPFRLVTGFRRANLALSVHRCQTLREKLGMVERLVQSTEKGTIIVYCATRRTVEEVAAWLGQSHQSVGYYHAGLSDEQRRLAHEDFRQGTLRILVATNAFGMGIDKPDVRLVLHFDIPGSLEAYYQEAGRAGRDGQPAACVLLFCERDVATQDYFIAQASKDSEGAERAARMTTLLQEILGYVSVSTCRQVAILHYFSDQAELALGPCGLCDRCLAPARRSSQGVGHDSAVAAKAILETVSWCMGRFGMSRIVDILRGSRSKALLAYGVEDCPTYGFCRAQTKPAVAGLVKDLIESAYLQVEGTEYPTLDVTCKGREALQGISTLAVTRVEGRLTDGSVKNLRRTDVAPAGAFPASPADRQLLERLRQLRTELAEEEGVAPFIIFHDKTLKAIAGAKPVTPAALLEIPGIGDMKAERYGRRVLDVVNEDR, from the coding sequence GTGGATGATCTGACTCGACAGCTCAACGAACGGTTCGGGTTTGCGGCGTTCCGGCCTGGCCAGGAGGACGTCATTCGCGCCGTATTGGCCGGGCGCGATGCGATGGCGGTCATGCCGACGGGGCAGGGGAAATCGCTCTGCTATCAATTGCCGGCGACCCTTCTACCAGGACTGACGCTGGTGATTTCTCCCCTCATCGCATTGATGCAAGATCAAGTGACGGCCATGAGGCAGCGGAAGATTGCTGCGGCGGCATTTCACTCAGGCCTCACTGGTTTCGAGAAGAGCCTCGTGATGCAGGATCTTCAGCAGCGGCGCGTTCAGCTCCTCTATTTGGCGCCGGAACGGATGCAGCATGAAGGGTTTCTCCGACTGTTGCGTTCTCTCTGGGTCTCATTACTGGTGGTCGATGAGGCTCATTGCATTTCCCAGTGGGGTCATGATTTCAGGCCCGACTATCTGAAGGTCGGTCACCTTCGCCGGGAGCTCACGAATCCGCCTTGCTTAGCCTTGACGGCCACGGCCACCGCCCGTGTGCAGGCCGATGTGTGCCGGCTATTGTCGCTTCGTGATCCCTTCCGATTAGTCACGGGTTTCAGGCGGGCGAATCTGGCCTTGTCCGTCCATCGTTGTCAAACGCTGAGGGAGAAACTGGGGATGGTGGAGCGCTTGGTTCAAAGTACGGAGAAGGGGACGATCATTGTTTATTGCGCGACCCGCCGGACGGTGGAAGAAGTGGCGGCTTGGTTGGGACAATCCCACCAGTCGGTCGGCTACTACCATGCCGGACTCTCGGATGAGCAACGGCGACTCGCGCATGAGGATTTCCGCCAAGGGACATTGAGAATCCTGGTCGCGACGAATGCCTTCGGGATGGGTATCGATAAGCCCGACGTCCGACTGGTGCTCCATTTCGACATTCCGGGCAGTCTGGAGGCTTATTATCAAGAGGCGGGGCGTGCCGGCCGTGATGGACAGCCCGCCGCCTGCGTGTTGCTGTTCTGTGAGCGTGATGTGGCCACGCAGGACTATTTCATTGCGCAGGCGTCCAAGGATTCTGAAGGCGCCGAGCGCGCAGCACGCATGACGACACTGCTGCAGGAGATCCTGGGGTACGTGTCGGTGTCGACTTGTCGGCAAGTCGCTATTCTTCACTACTTTAGCGATCAAGCCGAGCTGGCCTTGGGACCTTGCGGACTGTGTGATCGCTGTCTTGCGCCGGCGCGACGGTCGAGTCAAGGAGTCGGTCACGATTCCGCCGTTGCCGCAAAGGCGATATTGGAGACCGTGTCCTGGTGCATGGGGCGGTTCGGCATGAGCCGAATCGTCGATATTCTTCGCGGAAGCCGTTCGAAAGCGCTGCTTGCTTATGGGGTGGAAGACTGTCCGACCTACGGATTCTGCCGTGCCCAGACGAAGCCGGCTGTGGCCGGTTTGGTGAAGGACCTCATCGAGTCAGCATATCTTCAGGTCGAAGGCACGGAGTATCCTACGCTCGATGTGACTTGCAAAGGACGAGAGGCGCTGCAAGGAATTTCCACGCTGGCAGTGACGCGTGTAGAAGGCCGTCTCACCGATGGATCGGTAAAGAATCTCCGTCGGACGGATGTCGCCCCGGCGGGAGCATTTCCTGCGTCGCCTGCGGATCGACAACTCTTGGAACGGCTCAGACAACTCCGCACTGAACTTGCCGAGGAAGAGGGCGTGGCGCCATTCATCATTTTTCACGACAAAACGTTGAAGGCCATCGCCGGGGCTAAGCCCGTCACGCCCGCAGCCCTATTGGAGATTCCCGGCATCGGTGACATGAAGGCGGAACGGTATGGCCGGCGGGTGTTGGACGTAGTCAACGAAGATCGCTAG
- a CDS encoding HtrA protease/chaperone protein — translation MTRPYRLIQQLSRVVFVPTTIFILSGVVKCSQPADQSVQAPLAMAAQETTSNPTSPIVSGQPFIAVAKQAKAAVVNISSVKKGGTERFETPFFDDPFFRRFFGEEFEGRSPQPREYQEQGLGSGVMVTPDGYIITNNHVVEGADELTVSLPDKRTFKAKVIGTDPKTDVAVVKIEASNLPILPWGDASQLQVGEMVLAVGNPFGLNQTVTMGIISAVGRANMGIVDYEDFIQTDAAINPGNSGGALVNLKGELIGINTAIFSRSGGYMGIGFAIPSNMAKSVMNSLIKHGKVVRGWLGVSIQDVSQDLAKEFGASSTEGALVGDVVEDGPAAKAKIQRGDIITAYNGTTIRDPGHLRSLVAETAPGTNVAILILRDKRVQEVRVTIGEVPTELVKAGGRGGGGGKGEHTLAGVTVENAPKQSERFGRSKVRSGVVVTDIDADSPAERAGLRRGDVIREINRKPVKNVQDFERLTNQLNPNASVLLLLNRGNATIFLSITPDG, via the coding sequence ATGACGCGACCTTATCGGTTGATTCAGCAGCTTTCTCGTGTGGTGTTCGTGCCGACCACTATATTCATCCTATCCGGGGTGGTGAAGTGTTCGCAACCAGCGGACCAGAGTGTGCAGGCACCGCTTGCCATGGCTGCCCAGGAGACCACTTCGAATCCAACCTCCCCCATTGTCTCTGGACAACCCTTCATCGCCGTCGCCAAACAAGCGAAGGCCGCGGTCGTGAACATTTCGTCGGTCAAGAAGGGGGGCACCGAACGTTTCGAGACCCCATTCTTTGACGATCCATTTTTCCGCCGCTTCTTCGGCGAAGAATTCGAAGGACGGAGTCCCCAGCCTCGCGAATACCAGGAACAGGGACTCGGGTCCGGTGTGATGGTGACCCCGGATGGCTATATCATCACCAACAATCACGTCGTAGAAGGGGCCGATGAACTGACCGTTTCCCTGCCAGACAAACGCACCTTTAAGGCCAAAGTGATCGGGACAGACCCTAAAACGGATGTGGCGGTGGTCAAGATCGAGGCCTCCAATCTTCCCATCCTCCCCTGGGGTGATGCGAGTCAGCTCCAAGTGGGAGAAATGGTCTTAGCGGTTGGCAATCCTTTCGGGTTGAACCAGACGGTCACAATGGGGATTATCAGCGCAGTCGGCCGCGCCAATATGGGTATCGTGGACTATGAGGATTTCATTCAGACCGACGCGGCGATCAATCCCGGTAATTCGGGTGGAGCCTTGGTGAACCTCAAGGGCGAATTAATCGGCATTAATACGGCCATTTTTTCTCGGAGCGGTGGCTACATGGGCATCGGCTTTGCCATTCCCAGTAACATGGCCAAAAGCGTGATGAACAGCCTCATCAAGCACGGAAAGGTCGTGCGAGGCTGGCTTGGGGTCTCGATTCAAGACGTATCTCAAGACCTCGCCAAGGAGTTTGGAGCATCCAGTACCGAAGGTGCGTTGGTCGGTGATGTCGTGGAGGATGGACCTGCCGCGAAGGCCAAGATCCAGCGCGGCGATATTATTACCGCGTATAACGGCACGACGATTCGCGATCCGGGCCACTTACGGTCGCTGGTGGCTGAGACGGCACCGGGCACAAACGTGGCGATATTGATTCTCCGAGACAAGCGGGTGCAGGAAGTGAGGGTGACAATCGGTGAGGTGCCGACAGAGCTCGTCAAAGCCGGAGGTCGAGGGGGAGGTGGTGGCAAGGGCGAACATACCCTTGCAGGGGTGACGGTCGAAAACGCACCGAAACAGTCGGAACGATTTGGCCGCTCAAAAGTTCGATCCGGCGTGGTCGTCACTGACATCGATGCCGACAGTCCAGCGGAACGGGCGGGCTTACGTAGAGGCGACGTGATACGTGAAATCAACCGCAAGCCGGTGAAGAACGTGCAGGATTTTGAGCGACTCACCAACCAGCTGAATCCCAATGCTTCTGTCCTTCTGTTGCTCAATCGCGGGAACGCGACCATATTCTTATCGATTACACCGGATGGCTAG